The segment ttgcggtcgtatgtctgatagaattatggaagattcggatctcgcagatatctggggttttctaaaaactgatttcaacaaacatacagacagacagaatacagacagacagacggacagacagacagacggacatggcttaatcatctccgctacctataaggatccagaatatatatactttatagggtcggaaaattatattatagaaattacaaacggaatgacaaacttatatatacccttctcacgaaggtgaagggtatataaaaataattccaaaataccttttttaatttggtccagctcacgaacggtcatccctagatttaaaatattttgggaatcaccataaaacaaagcaaggaacattttgagaggggtaacaaaaacacgtttttgctttccatacagggtgagtcggtctaatgcacacatgtatcaaaaatttagaataattaccttataataagataattttcaggaaatctgtattaatattccaactgctgatggtatacttccaaaaattgtaaaacgttggactctaaaatatttttgtaattcttcataaatttttgatcaatccatcaaattgtaagagttatattttggaactcattaatccttcaacaaaataaataaaataatgttataactaatattgaatatacatacttttgtatttattgaaattacctcttatactttaggaagcaataaataggattctcttatgtccaatacatttaccacccaaaatttaaaactgtcagatccattttttacattttctgcaaataatcgacatttttaatggaaccgcgtgatgaaataagacatatataacttaccagatcccttttttatatttttaattcggttagaagtattttaatagggggtacaatattagctaatactttctaaaaaaataaaataattaaaatttaattaattaatttattgtttttaatcaataaaaaacattaccattcatgaacatttttttaataacttggaattaaaccatctataaagattggaaattacgaggcatggattatttttaatattatttacagtcactaacactaatactgcaatactattttgctctcttctaattaaggagttatacacgttcaaaaactatctacttaggtttaatatcttgggaacggcatgctcaatattaagaatattagtatcatatgataggtcatagaaagacctggtgttaataactaaaaaagtacctataattagaataattaaatccaaagctatatgaaaattaataaaattgtatttataaaaaaaggtgggtttaaaaatatctgatttcaatattaaatatcttatatgggcaatgtataaaacagtagtattaatttcaatataatgattccagatagcgtttgaatactttaagtaaaaattttaatgtattttgtttttgttacgatattgaaatacaaataaaattttagctcaaagtgatcatacgtaatctagaaacatgacctaaacgcgctaatagtttaaaaaatattgaaagataagatttaactcaaataaatctaaataggttaacaatgcaatgttcatcaaatgaaagacgaaatgtacaacttgaaaaagtctttaaatgcttataactcctaaaccaattaagatattagacttcgtttaaaaataatggaaatggaagccgtttagagttgttaacttattcctaatatagtattttaatgtaaaatatgacaacttactttttaatttaatttatataatccttgaagataattactttttggtatatttaataaacttcgccaATTAACAATAActgattaaatgtttattaacagttgacttttaacacaacactgtcatattgttttttatttcgtaagattcatattatattatttacactatttttctatgaactttaaattcaataactcatttaagtttaacaatgaataattaaaactaaacatgactggacaaaacacaaaacatcactgaacttagcaaaatttctgcattatttatttttttcgcgtttacgctaaaaaatggagtatttatatttttttcttctcttcttattttcatccggaagtaacctaaaactatactttcaagcggcgaaaactagaaatcaatgtattttgtttttgtaaaatgtgtggtctcgtctgacaatcgtccagaagtgactaaaatccacacttccagatgaataaaatacaacattaatgtgaacactcttcaaactgtcttccagaagtgtcataaacatacaaatcaagaagatacaaattaggaaaaaatgtattttgttattgtaaaatgtgtgttctcacccaactctcatacagaagtcactaaaacgtatacttccagatgaaaaaggttcaacagtcatgttttttttgtttaagcaaaatggatgcactcttctaactatcatccggaagtaacttaaaagtgtatttctagaagacgaaaattctaaatcaatgtattttgtttttgtaaaatgtgcgttctcgtctgacaatcgtccagaagtgtttctgacgtggcgtctggggtgatgcgcaatagttttgtcttctaaatgtttgaagggatatttttatttaagattttttgttgcaaaaaccaacacattcatacaaggaaaaagataaaaacatttcacataCGTACATGgcaaaaaaatatgcattttttgttaaaataaaataattttcccttttgttttgcaaatatattttttaatgaatagaaaaaagtttttaaaacgttttcaattatatgagagaagattgtgagttattgtacaataatttttatgcgaataatgtaagtttgaaatttaacactaactcacattttttccaagtgctttttaaaacaattttttacgataaacaaaataaaataattttcccttttgttttgcaaatatattttttaatgaatagaaaaaagtatttaaaacgtttttaattatatgagagaagattgtgagttattgtacaataatttttatgcgaataatgtaagtttgaaatttaacaataacacacattttttccaagtgctttttaaaacaatcttttactattaacaaaaacaaaatctacgtcttgtcaatgtttaccatcaataaatacgaaagtgttgttgttttactcttgcttgtataatGTAAAGAACAACAACCACATATTACTAGTgctaagcgcatataagtgtctagaaaacacactgcctatagctaagcgcatttacaaaaacaaaagcgtaccaagcgcatagggcttgggcacccttgtcctaaaaataaacaatttttcccGATCTTTTTGCATATGTATTCTACGTGGTCTTTAAAGTTCATATTCTTATCAATTATGAAACCTAagcatttcatatattttactttttcaattattatattattaatttcgaAGTTTAAagggccaaatagactacacaagcggcttgacaaacatactaGTATTTTACCTGTTGTGTGGTGTATGAgtagggttgccagcctggctggacttggctggattgtccagcttttttgatgcttgtccagcttcaagctaaaattaaatttgtccagctaaatataatttttttaatacaccacaataaattgacaataatttttatgttgtacaTCTAATATACAGATGTACTagactaaattgttatttttttactgttgTGTGGTGTATGAgtagggttgccagcctggctggacttggctggattgtccagcttttttgatgcttgtccagtttcaagctaaaattaaatttgtccagctaaatataatttttttaatacaccacaataaattgacaataatttttatgttgtacaTCTATTATACAGATGTACTagactaaattgttatttttttattgtttttagtatttaattttaattcttacatacatatgcatatgcaaatatgtatgtgaaagactgaatcgaaaaaatttaagttaatataactaaattttaaagaatgaaacgaattcatttaattgtaatacatatatttaaataataatacatatcgTCCCAGTTGGGAATATTAGTACTATGTggaatttttcgattttattattgcaatttgtacCTCTACTGGTTGTACAAAAGCATTTATCGATATATATTTTGGTTCAGGAGTTAGCAAAAAGTTCTATGTGTttcaaactatataaaatttaatatatattttaatatattggaTTCTCACTTACCCTTTGGTgcactgatcaactttttatgaaattgttttttaaaattttatggataAATCTAAAAACGgggttttattttatcttttaaattctGGATGATTCTGACAATGTGGATGATTACCTTTACACAGTattataattggtcaaatataccccataaagtctcttaactcatatttcgaaagaaatctTCAAATCTGTGCATAAACtgaagagtgctatattcggctgtaccgaatcttatatacccttcaccatagtgtattttaaacatcttttataaattttaaattttttcccgactacattattattacatcaaaagctaaacaaaaagaacaacaacaacaaagctaaacgaaataaaaacaaaaatacacaaggcatctaaaccaacagacatctaaacatacatcaaaaaaacacaaaaaaacaaaaataacaacgcaatgacgccaacagcatccaaaccaagggtgcccaagccctatgcgcttggtactcttttgattttgtaaatgcgcttagctatagactgtgttttctatacacttttaTGCGCTTAAacttagcaatacgttgttgttgttcttaacagtatacaagcaagagtaaaaatacaacactttcgtattcattgctggtaaacattgacgagacctagatttcgattttgtttatcgtaaaaaaattgttttaaaaagcacttggaaaaaatgtgtgttagttttaaatttcaaacttacattattcgcatataaaattattgtacaataactcacaatctactctcatataattgaaaacgttttaaatacttttttttctattcattaaaaaatatatttgcaaaacaaaagggaaaattattttattttaacaaaaaatgcaaatcatattttttgctgtgtatactttgtatgtttgaattccaaacatacataaaACTACATAGctgaataaaacaattttttgatgaaatttacagaggttgtctcggatttttgctcatatctctgttattcaccgaccgattttgctaattttaaatagcgattgaagattcggatctcgccgatatctgaggtcctctaaaaactgatttcaacagacagacagacggacattgcttaatcgactcctctatctataaggatccagaatatatatactttatagtgtcggaaaattatattatagaaattacaaacggaatgacaaacttatatatacccttctcacgaaggtgaagggtataaaaactgttttccaaaaagtcctacatggatttttttgaattgcgctaaagcgcgtaaaaaatttagtaattatttaaatacgtattaaacatattagtaaaCGAATCCATGAAGAGGCATATTTTACTAAAGTATAGCTATATGCCAAAATAACagctaaattaaaatgtttttttttttttgttttctgcaaactttgttaaaatcccATAGTACTAATAATCAAACAAGGACGATGTGTATATTAGGGATATAACTATTTGATATTTCTTGCATATATGCAAGTTGGAATATTGTAGTTGAATAGatcattaaaaaatgtgtgaaaCTACTACACTTGTTAAAAAAGTTCATGCAacgtctttttttaaattagttttttgagGCTCCATAAATCTCGGGAATCCAAATCTTAAATAACTGAATTAGATATGACTTTAAGAATTTAGCtgtttaaaactagttttataaGAATCGGAATTATggtcaaaacaaatattatcaacaaattatattttatgaattttttgattaagggatatcaaatagtatatttgcgtaaaaatcaaaaagtccacAGATGAGTGATGAccatttttttttggtgtatcacagtaaaattatttacacaataccaaaattaacattttctcagtatttttcatgtccagctttttttgttttgtgcagctttttaaaacacaatgtccagctttttgcgaatcggaatctggtAACCCTAATTATGGCTGACATAgcaccataattggccctacccccatataaaatcccctttagaaaatgactaaatagctgattactggcttaaaaatgcgaatatagcgatgaaattcgacacacataagtttcctccaatatctctcaaccatattttatgtataacatccccttcagaaaatgactttaacgctaattactcgcttaaaaataaaagtatagcgatgaaatttgacataagtaagtttcttactaccCAAAacctctttataaaattttatgtcgatcggtccataattgaccctaccccccatattaggtcccttcagaaaatgattttaacgctcattactggcttaaacaaacgaatatagcggtgaaatttgatataagtaagtgtctaaCCAGCTAAAAATCGTTATGAAAttatatgtggatcggtctataattgaccctcatataaagtcccctccataaaattacattaacgctcattactggcttaaaaataccactaaagcgatgaaatttgacataaataagtatcttaggaaccaaaacctttccaccaaattttatgtggatcggtctataattgactataccccccatataaggtcccctccataaaaatactttaacgctcattactggcttaaaaatacaattatagcgatgaaatttgagtTGAGTtgagtttttcacaagccaaatctctttaccaaattttatgtggaacaggccttaattgaccctacacccAACATGAGGTCCCCATCAGAAAAATactaaggcccattactggcttaaaaatacgagtatagtaataaaattcgactcaatttctttgctagtcaaaaactcttaacttaattttatgtggatcgagcgttaattgacctacccccatataatgtccccataaaaaaataattactggactaaaaaaacgagtaaagcgatgaaattcgatattggcatgacctgtaggaaccaatatcgttctacaaaattttacgaagatcggtctataattgacgctacccccatataaggccccttcagaaaatgattttaaggctcagtactgccttaaaaatactagtagctaatatctctatcttttctttaggaaccgaaatctctctataaatttttatgaggatcagtccaaaataacaccccatataaattccgccacagaaaatgacgcgaaaaatacgaataccacAAATTGCAAAttgacataaaacaattttgatttaaaatctctctaccacattttatgactttaatgctccttaatggctttaaaatacaagtagatcgatgaaattttaaacaaataaggaactgaaatcttcctacagacttttaagagaattggtccatatatgtataaataaccctactacctctaaaaattagcactgtcaacagtaaaacccccattaatggacctctttcaaatgttaccctgatgttctcattaatatagctttataataataaaatattcaaaatttcaaagttcatttatatatcagtgatttgatggtgggtataaaagattcgaaGCCGAATATTCAAATTGAAtggttgaaaaaattttaaattgaatttgtaatagattgaattaaaacaaaatttttatcattcagagggaatttaaaaataaataggaattcttgaaatttattttaattcaatttgaaacagattgaatgcaaacaaaattaattcattcataAGGAATTTAATATTCTATAGGAATTAATTCATTAGAGAATCAATTCAACTACATCGAAAgctttaagaattaattgtgGGAATTAAATCATAGGAATCAGTTTGAAGAATTGCTaattctatttaataaaaaagaattagggaatgaattcttttagagctttgtatgtatgtaatacaatATAATATGTAAATTACTCAATTGCTTAAGGTcttaaggtacgttcacacctatcaaatatttgacgtttttttatcaaatatttgttggctgtaatgtgaacacaaaatatttttgaagagcaaacaaaatatcagctgtttttcgtgaaacatttttatttgtcttacacccaatttacacgatgattttttttttcatgtttgcccagacgtctgttttcatgtttgtcgATGATTGGTGGTGAGCGGGGTAGAGAAGAATGGGGGGTAAGAAAAGAAAcatgatttgggattttcatgtttgtttttgacatttctttTGTCCTCATTCGTATTCttcttattatgttttattatttttcgtcTGTGGAAGTGTAAACAGCAGtgctataaaaattatattttttcattaatacatatttaaaacaaaaaaagaaataaataaaaaacaaaaatatttaattattgaaaatgtgGACGAAAGAGCTGGTAGaactattaataataaaataccaaGAACATGAAAATTTGTACAACGTAAGGGATCCGGCATATTTAAACCGAGTTAAAAGATCTAACTCATTGTTTGATATATgccaagaattaaaaaaaagtaaaaaaagacaTTACCGTAgaggatattaaaaaaaaaattcacacttTAAGAGCGCAATACATTAAAGAAATGCGCGAAATGTGCAGCAGCAAAAGAAGTGGTGTTGGGGTAGAAGACTTATATGAACCCAAACTTTGGTGTTTTAATCAATTGGAGTTTCTAAGGTCGCATTGCAACATTAGAAAATCACAATCAAACATTACCCAGGTAGGTATATGATGATGCTGATGGAaaccatttaataaatatttatatttttttaccatCGTTTTTAAAGCAAACAATTGTTATAGAGGATGATGCCACCAGGAGTCAGGAGTCGGAACCTGAATCTCAACCTCAATCCACTAGTTATAAAACAGTaagtttcaatattattatatttggaTATGTCACAGAATTGCATTCCGATCGAAAGtgcattaaaacattaaaaatatcatcaaattAAACAAACTTCCATTCCATTTTGATAGTTTGAAGTGGTTTCATTCTAAAAAAGTTTTCctattttaagaagaaaaatagaaaaaatgatTCAACTTTCGATCGGAATTTCATTTTATCagtattaatgtttaaatataaaatttatgggCCGATTAAACCGTGATATACatctaaaactataaatttagtGGAGAAAAactgcgtttttagtttttcatttgctATCCTGTGacatttttaaaggatttcaaagttttaaaaaataaatttttcaaaaaatattttaaaatacttcttcTGATCAAACAATGCAAAATTTGTGTCTAGCTAACTGgaagagttgtaaaatattttgtgttacattattttattctatcaagatcaaaagatgtaaaaaatttctttaaaattttttggaaaaaaataacattgaacACTTAGAACACTTAGGAACAAAATAGCGGCCCAGGTTCAGTAGGCTttcacctcccatataaagaaaatttaaaattagtatatctgagaataTATATCAGAGTTCTCAAACAGTcttcagtttttaaaaaataataacacacacatatttttattaatttaaaaaaatgtagatTTTCTTTATGTATAAAGTCTAGTTATTATATAATGtctattacaatttattttcttgccAGTTAAGTTTTCcttcattgttaaaatattcttcaaaagcTTGTCGTATAGACTGTGCTGCTCCCTTTCCAGAATTTCTCTCAGTGCCAGTAGTAAACGGAGTCGAAGAGTTACAACCTGTGTCTAATGgctcatttaaataataattattttttacacataatAAATTGTGCAAAACACAACAAGTTTTCGTAATCACCTCCACTTTTTCTACtgacaaatacattttattttgaaaaatccgAAATCTGGTGGCCATAATCCCAAAGGCTCTTTCTACAACTTGCCTAGTACGTGAAAGACGAAGattgaaaatttgtctttttttattgtgGTGTTGGAAGAGTACGGCTTCATAATATGCCTTTGAAGCGGAAAGGCGTCATCGCCAATTATAACAAATGGTAGCCTTCTTCCATTTCCTATTACTTTATCCTCAGGGAAGTAAGTTTCGGCATTGTCTATAATGTTTTTCAAATCACTTTGCAATAAAACTCCAGCATCATGGGTGCGACCGTTACATCCGACGTCTATATATATGAACCGGCAATCCGCATCAACTAGAGCCAATAAGACAATACTGTTTGTCCCTTTgtagttataaaaaaatgatcCATCTTTGCGGAGTGCTTGAAAAGTGATGTGCTTACCATCTAATGCACCCAAGCAGTTAGGAAATTGCCACTTTATGGCAAAATTATCGGCAATATTTTGCCAATCAGATTTAGTGGCCGGAAActgttaaaaaagttaaaaatatttcattaattttagaaAGATTTTTCTTCAAAGACAAATTAAAGAAAGATTTTAATATGATTCTAATTCAATTATGTATAatctttttttcagaaaaaaaaaacataaattggaAGAACGCTTTGATAATGTAAAAAGTTTGCTTGTAAATAAATTACAGGATAAAACTTGTTATGATTGGCTTGGTAAACAGGTTGTTTATGAAATAAACcagatcaaaaataaaaaaatacaaaaagatacAGTATGGAATATTCAAGAAATACTCCGTCAGGCATCACTCCAAGACGCAGAGGCAGAAGCTGGTCCAAGCTGCTCATATTCTCGACCATCGCCAGAAACGTCGTTTTTACCAGTCAATAGAAATATAAGATTGTCAGTATCATCTGAAACAACTTCACCATCGTTGATTTCAGAATATAATAATCAATCATCTGTCTCAACACCAGATATTTTACAGCAATCTCTGAATGGCGTGTTAGATGATgaagatttttaattatttaattttttaattaaattaaaaataatagtttattaCTCTTCCATATCTTTAATGAATTTTGTagctctttttataaaaaagtaacccAACAGACTGAAATCTAGTAACAAATATTGTTGTAGTTATTCTTAATATTATAGActtttatctttatttagttATGTAATTCAGTAATGTGATATTTAGAATATTGCAATGTATTGTTcctattttgaaattaataaaaatgaaaacaaaataacttgGACTTTTATTcagataaattaaaaactaacctTTAAAAATTCATCTTTGAAATGTTTCCAAATAGCATTGCAAACTTCAGGAATCGCACCACAAAGAAGTGATTCAGACAATCTTGTTTGATAATTCGTACTTTTATAAGATTCTCCTGTAGCAAGATACCGTAGAGTGGCAGCCAATTTCTCTGCAGGAGTTATTGATTTCCTCATTAACGTATCTTgcctttttaaatcattttctattttagaaaGTATATAGTTAAAAGTTTCAGGTTTCATTCTTATGTAGTTTAAAAATGATGAAGAATCATTAAATAAATCGTTCATAAGAAACGAAAATGTTCCGCGTTCCACTCTATCTAAACGCCATTTTTTTACCCATTCCCTCTTTTGCCTTTTGTTACGAATATTGCCCACACTTTCGCAGCATTGAAGTAATTCCAGAATGATTTCAATATCTTCATAGTCGTCCAAATCTAAATTTTCAATTGCCAATTCagttaaatcaaatat is part of the Lucilia cuprina isolate Lc7/37 chromosome 3, ASM2204524v1, whole genome shotgun sequence genome and harbors:
- the LOC124418865 gene encoding uncharacterized protein LOC124418865 isoform X1, whose protein sequence is MCEEIIEEIFDLTELAIENLDLDDYEDIEIILELLQCCESVGNIRNKRQKREWVKKWRLDRVERGTFSFLMNDLFNDSSSFLNYIRMKPETFNYILSKIENDLKRQDTLMRKSITPAEKLAATLRYLATGESYKSTNYQTRLSESLLCGAIPEVCNAIWKHFKDEFLKFPATKSDWQNIADNFAIKWQFPNCLGALDGKHITFQALRKDGSFFYNYKGTNSIVLLALVDADCRFIYIDVGCNGRTHDAGVLLQSDLKNIIDNAETYFPEDKVIGNGRRLPFVIIGDDAFPLQRHIMKPYSSNTTIKKDKFSIFVFHVLGKL
- the LOC124418865 gene encoding uncharacterized protein LOC124418865 isoform X2 → MCEEIIEEIFDLTELAIENLDLDDYEDIEIILELLQCCESVGNIRNKRQKREWVKKWRLDRVERGTFSFLMNDLFNDSSSFLNYIRMKPETFNYILSKIENDLKRQDTLMRKSITPAEKLAATLRYLATGESYKSTNYQTRLSESLLCGAIPEVCNAIWKHFKDEFLKEQYIAIF